In Methanofollis fontis, the following proteins share a genomic window:
- a CDS encoding PAS domain S-box protein — translation MISVLYVDDEPHLSEIATAFLEIDGGIRVTTAPDAAAALDLIARGTYDAIVSDYQMPGMDGIAFLKELRARENFIPFILFTGKSREDVAIEALNSGADYYLQKSADTSTQFVELRNLIQQSHRRRTAEIAHQESEHRFRSIVEDQNEMIARFLPDGRITYANPAFCAFFGIEPRSTEENRMNALPLPEERRLVQEHLHSLSPEIPVREITHRIQLADGRIRWIRSSDRAFFDPDGNICAYQAVARDITEIRTISDSMAFGERVLRIIAGSNDILTGEDSIKMISDAIGQITGTLTVGRAHLWKEMDVGEHQPSAAALITWNQKEGGSEIQTFQPKMAVAHSYPLRWQQIFQGGESVEGAIDTLPVDEAAWLAEYGHASILLVPIMIKGTFWGFFGIESACPGRRWAPEEYRILNNVSETIGRVVIWFQTNQILIENQEKFKAIAERAQDAIIIADGQDRVHYWNPAAERMFGFSFQEIGCRRLQECIQNGEGDVERFRKQRKELMTTGTSPLTACAHRMEGRRNGGDTFPVEVTISGIQKDEEWMALVIARDISEQKRMETLLRQSEEAYRTIFDTTLDGMFVLDAETLRIVFANGAALKIMGCDPVDNFEEVSLFDFIPEERWDALARIIRDDLFGENPQHVHELPVIRRDGMERWVRVVGKKALFRGKTAGIVSCIDITDQKHLEMRLRRRAEMEVMVSSISTRLLNLKSEQMEEGFTAALGSICGVIGADAAHLFWLDTEQRGVEVVYEWCLEGLPPAREVAVCLMTGDHPWWMEQLQTSRPFRISRTADLPPQAAAEREILEHFNVRSTFCQPITRNDRPYGFLLFHSILGEREWDEDEIAIFHILADTFAEIYLRGRAEKRLQESVTRFRSFVEGTKDVSMRLVMQPDGPPNVDYLSPSWEEFIGYSREEVFRDPFFGLKVIHPEDRERFMDMQRHPEQHVNRPLQYRYRHRDGHYIWAEEYVIPEYDSKGTLVAVETVIHSIDHIKQTEETLRQMNSKLSLLGSITRHDILNQLTVIQGYQDILVDSIADPALQPFFNQQQAAIDRIIGHIAFMKSYQELGARLPEWQTLSEVAKRAGALANLNGTDLTVDADGYSVYADPMLEKVFFNFYDNALRHGGDVKHIRVACEPQENCLRVIVEDDGAGIPDADKEKIFRRGVGRNTGLGLFLVREVLLITGFSIKENGAEGEGARFEIEVPAGMYRRN, via the coding sequence ATGATATCGGTCCTCTATGTCGATGACGAACCCCACCTCTCAGAGATCGCAACGGCATTTCTCGAGATCGATGGAGGGATCAGGGTCACAACTGCACCCGATGCAGCGGCGGCACTTGACCTGATCGCCAGGGGCACCTATGACGCCATCGTCTCGGACTACCAGATGCCGGGGATGGACGGCATCGCATTCCTCAAGGAACTCAGGGCACGCGAGAACTTCATCCCCTTCATTCTCTTCACCGGAAAGAGCAGGGAAGACGTGGCGATCGAGGCATTGAACAGCGGTGCCGACTACTATCTCCAGAAAAGCGCTGACACCTCGACCCAGTTTGTAGAGCTCAGAAACCTGATCCAGCAGTCGCACCGACGCCGCACGGCGGAAATCGCCCACCAGGAATCAGAACACCGGTTCAGGAGCATCGTCGAAGACCAGAACGAGATGATCGCCCGTTTTCTCCCGGACGGACGGATCACATACGCAAACCCGGCGTTCTGTGCATTTTTTGGCATAGAACCCCGGAGCACAGAGGAGAACCGGATGAACGCACTGCCGCTGCCCGAGGAGCGGCGCCTCGTGCAGGAACACCTGCACTCGCTCTCGCCCGAGATACCGGTGCGGGAGATCACCCACCGCATCCAGCTCGCCGATGGGCGGATACGCTGGATACGCTCCTCAGACCGGGCGTTCTTCGATCCCGACGGAAACATCTGTGCCTACCAGGCGGTGGCCCGGGACATCACCGAGATCAGGACCATCAGCGACTCCATGGCCTTCGGCGAACGGGTGCTCAGGATCATCGCAGGCAGCAATGACATCCTTACAGGTGAAGACAGCATCAAAATGATTTCAGATGCCATCGGCCAGATCACCGGAACCCTCACGGTGGGTCGGGCGCACCTCTGGAAGGAGATGGACGTGGGCGAACACCAGCCGTCGGCCGCCGCCCTGATCACCTGGAACCAGAAGGAGGGCGGATCAGAGATCCAGACCTTCCAGCCGAAAATGGCCGTCGCCCACTCCTACCCCCTGCGCTGGCAGCAGATATTCCAGGGCGGCGAGAGCGTCGAAGGGGCAATCGACACTCTCCCGGTCGATGAGGCAGCATGGCTGGCAGAATATGGGCACGCATCGATCCTCCTCGTCCCGATCATGATTAAAGGCACATTCTGGGGTTTTTTCGGGATCGAGAGCGCCTGTCCCGGACGAAGATGGGCACCGGAAGAATACCGGATTCTCAACAATGTATCCGAGACCATCGGCAGAGTGGTCATCTGGTTCCAGACCAACCAGATTCTCATCGAGAACCAGGAAAAATTCAAGGCGATTGCAGAACGTGCACAGGACGCCATCATCATCGCCGACGGGCAGGACCGGGTGCACTACTGGAACCCGGCGGCGGAGCGGATGTTCGGTTTCTCGTTTCAGGAGATCGGTTGCCGCAGACTGCAGGAATGCATCCAGAATGGGGAGGGAGACGTCGAACGCTTCAGGAAGCAGCGGAAAGAGCTCATGACGACAGGAACCAGTCCCCTGACCGCATGTGCGCACCGCATGGAAGGGCGGCGAAATGGCGGCGACACCTTTCCGGTCGAGGTGACGATCTCAGGTATCCAGAAGGACGAAGAGTGGATGGCCCTTGTCATCGCCAGGGACATCTCGGAGCAGAAGAGAATGGAAACTCTTCTGCGGCAGAGCGAGGAGGCCTACCGGACGATCTTCGACACCACCCTGGACGGCATGTTCGTGCTCGACGCCGAAACTCTCAGGATCGTGTTTGCCAATGGTGCCGCCCTGAAGATCATGGGGTGCGACCCGGTCGATAACTTTGAGGAGGTGAGCCTCTTTGATTTTATCCCGGAAGAGAGATGGGACGCCCTCGCCCGTATCATCAGGGACGATCTCTTCGGCGAGAACCCCCAGCACGTCCATGAACTCCCGGTGATCAGGCGTGACGGTATGGAGCGCTGGGTGCGTGTGGTGGGTAAAAAGGCGCTCTTCAGGGGGAAGACCGCAGGGATCGTCTCCTGCATCGACATCACCGACCAGAAACACCTGGAGATGCGGCTTCGCAGGAGGGCAGAGATGGAGGTGATGGTCAGCAGCATCTCCACCCGCCTGCTGAACCTTAAGAGCGAACAGATGGAGGAGGGATTCACCGCTGCCCTCGGGTCCATATGCGGGGTGATCGGTGCCGATGCCGCCCACCTCTTCTGGCTGGACACCGAACAGCGGGGTGTCGAGGTAGTCTATGAGTGGTGTCTCGAGGGGTTGCCACCGGCGCGGGAGGTGGCGGTTTGCCTCATGACCGGCGACCACCCCTGGTGGATGGAGCAGCTGCAGACATCGCGGCCGTTCCGGATCTCCCGGACCGCGGACCTCCCGCCCCAGGCGGCGGCCGAACGGGAGATCCTGGAGCATTTCAATGTCAGGTCGACATTCTGCCAGCCCATCACCAGGAACGATCGGCCCTATGGGTTCCTCCTGTTTCATTCCATTCTCGGGGAACGGGAATGGGACGAGGACGAAATCGCCATCTTCCACATCCTCGCCGACACATTTGCCGAGATCTATCTCCGCGGCCGTGCCGAGAAACGCCTCCAGGAGAGTGTGACACGGTTCAGGTCCTTTGTCGAGGGGACAAAGGACGTCTCGATGCGGCTTGTGATGCAGCCCGACGGTCCGCCAAACGTCGACTATCTCAGCCCCTCATGGGAGGAATTCATTGGTTACTCCAGAGAAGAGGTGTTCCGTGATCCGTTCTTCGGCCTGAAAGTTATCCATCCCGAAGACCGGGAACGGTTCATGGACATGCAGCGACACCCGGAACAGCATGTGAACAGACCGTTGCAGTACCGCTACCGTCACAGGGATGGTCACTACATCTGGGCAGAAGAGTACGTGATCCCGGAGTATGACAGCAAGGGGACGCTGGTCGCGGTCGAGACGGTGATTCACAGCATCGATCACATCAAACAGACCGAGGAGACGCTCAGGCAGATGAACTCCAAGCTCTCCCTCCTCGGGAGCATCACCCGCCACGACATCCTGAATCAGCTCACCGTGATCCAGGGCTACCAGGATATCCTCGTCGATTCAATCGCAGATCCGGCCTTACAACCATTTTTCAACCAGCAGCAGGCAGCCATCGACCGGATCATCGGCCATATCGCCTTCATGAAGAGTTACCAGGAACTCGGTGCACGCCTTCCCGAGTGGCAGACGCTCTCCGAGGTGGCGAAACGGGCCGGGGCGCTCGCCAACCTCAACGGCACCGACCTCACGGTTGATGCCGACGGCTATTCAGTCTATGCCGACCCCATGCTTGAAAAGGTCTTCTTTAACTTCTATGACAACGCCCTCCGCCATGGCGGCGATGTGAAACATATCCGTGTCGCCTGCGAACCGCAGGAGAACTGTCTCCGCGTCATCGTGGAGGACGATGGCGCCGGCATTCCTGATGCCGACAAGGAAAAGATATTCAGACGCGGTGTCGGGAGGAACACCGGACTCGGGTTATTCCTGGTCCGGGAGGTGCTCTTGATCACCGGTTTCTCCATCAAGGAGAACGGTGCCGAGGGGGAAGGGGCGCGCTTCGAGATAGAGGTGCCGGCAGGGATGTACCGTCGGAACTGA
- a CDS encoding thiolase domain-containing protein — MRDVAVIGIGITRFGEWWDRSFRNLFVEAGVKAIEDANLSGEQIDAMYVGNMSAGRFVEQEHIGALIADYSGLAAGHIPATRVEAACASGGLAFREAVTSVASGMSDIVVAAGVEKMTDVDTSLSTDALTAAADREWEGFAGATFPGLYAMIANDYMHKYPLTREQLAQVAVKNHANGAHNPIAQFQKEITLDTVLRSTMVADPLRLFDCSPITDGAAAVVVAPLEMARKFTDTPIRVLATAQASDTISLHDRRDISTMDATVAAGNRAFSMAGLERKAIDFVEVHDCFTIAEICAIEDLGFCTKGEAGRMTEEGVTALDGNLPVNPSGGLKSCGHPVGATGIKQVCEAVIQLRGEAGKRQVEGAEIGMTHNVGGTGATVAAHIFGRS; from the coding sequence ATGAGAGATGTGGCAGTGATTGGGATCGGCATCACCAGGTTTGGCGAATGGTGGGACCGATCCTTCAGGAACCTCTTTGTTGAGGCGGGCGTGAAGGCGATCGAGGATGCGAACCTCTCCGGCGAGCAGATCGACGCCATGTATGTCGGAAACATGAGCGCAGGACGGTTCGTCGAGCAGGAGCACATCGGTGCCCTGATCGCCGACTACTCCGGACTCGCCGCAGGGCACATCCCGGCGACGAGGGTGGAGGCGGCCTGCGCCTCGGGCGGTCTGGCCTTCCGTGAGGCCGTGACCAGCGTGGCATCCGGGATGTCGGATATCGTCGTCGCCGCCGGTGTCGAGAAGATGACCGACGTGGACACCAGCCTCTCCACCGACGCCCTTACGGCGGCGGCCGACCGTGAGTGGGAAGGCTTTGCCGGAGCGACCTTCCCCGGGCTGTATGCGATGATCGCCAACGATTACATGCACAAGTATCCCCTCACCCGGGAGCAGCTGGCGCAGGTGGCGGTGAAGAACCATGCCAACGGCGCCCACAACCCGATCGCACAGTTCCAGAAGGAGATCACGCTGGACACCGTGCTGCGCTCCACGATGGTCGCCGACCCCCTCCGCCTCTTCGACTGCTCGCCGATCACCGACGGCGCCGCCGCCGTGGTCGTAGCACCCCTGGAGATGGCAAGAAAATTCACCGATACTCCAATCCGAGTGCTGGCGACCGCACAGGCGAGCGACACGATCTCCCTCCACGACCGCCGCGACATCTCCACGATGGATGCAACGGTCGCTGCGGGCAACCGCGCCTTCTCCATGGCCGGTCTGGAGCGCAAAGCCATCGACTTCGTTGAGGTCCATGACTGCTTCACCATCGCTGAGATCTGCGCCATCGAGGACCTGGGCTTCTGCACCAAGGGCGAGGCCGGGCGGATGACCGAGGAGGGCGTGACCGCCCTTGACGGCAATCTACCGGTGAACCCATCGGGCGGTCTGAAGTCCTGCGGCCACCCGGTCGGTGCGACCGGCATCAAGCAGGTCTGCGAGGCCGTCATCCAGCTCCGCGGCGAGGCCGGAAAGCGGCAGGTCGAAGGGGCCGAGATCGGAATGACACACAATGTCGGCGGCACGGGTGCGACGGTCGCCGCCCATATCTTCGGGAGGTCCTGA
- a CDS encoding hydroxymethylglutaryl-CoA synthase, translating into MVGIITYGAQIPRYRITIEEIAKVWGDNPKEISGGLGVREKSLPDMDEDTATIAVEATRNALIRRNVDRDAIGAIYVGSESHPYAVKPTSATVGEAIGATPVMTAADYEFACKAGTAAVQTCMGLVGSGMVRYGIAVGADVAQGAPGDALEYTAAAGGCAMILGTEDPIAEINHTCSFTTDTPDFWRREGQPYPRHGGRFTGDPGYFKHIMGAAKMMFEHRGTSPADYDYAIFHQPNAKFPQRVAGMLGFTGEQIKPGLVVPRLGNTYSGASMIGLAATLDVAEPGDRIFVTSFGSGAGSDAFDITVTDRITDESVFARSAAPTVEELLANPIYVDYARYAKHKGKIMVQK; encoded by the coding sequence ATGGTAGGCATCATCACGTATGGGGCGCAGATCCCCAGATACCGGATCACCATCGAGGAGATCGCCAAGGTCTGGGGCGACAACCCCAAGGAGATCTCAGGCGGCCTCGGTGTGAGGGAGAAGTCCCTCCCCGACATGGACGAGGACACCGCAACCATCGCCGTCGAGGCGACACGCAACGCACTGATCAGGAGAAACGTCGACCGGGACGCCATCGGGGCGATCTATGTGGGCTCCGAGTCCCACCCCTATGCCGTCAAACCGACATCGGCGACGGTCGGTGAGGCGATCGGGGCGACGCCGGTGATGACGGCGGCCGACTACGAGTTTGCCTGCAAGGCGGGCACTGCCGCCGTGCAGACCTGCATGGGGCTTGTCGGCAGCGGTATGGTCCGCTACGGCATCGCCGTCGGCGCCGACGTGGCACAGGGCGCTCCAGGTGACGCACTGGAGTACACCGCCGCCGCCGGCGGGTGCGCCATGATCCTGGGCACCGAGGACCCGATCGCCGAGATCAACCACACCTGCTCGTTCACCACCGACACGCCGGACTTCTGGCGGCGCGAGGGGCAGCCCTACCCCCGCCACGGCGGGCGGTTCACCGGCGACCCAGGCTACTTCAAGCACATCATGGGTGCCGCGAAGATGATGTTCGAGCACAGGGGCACCAGTCCCGCTGACTACGACTATGCGATCTTCCACCAGCCGAATGCGAAGTTCCCCCAGCGGGTGGCAGGCATGCTCGGCTTCACGGGCGAACAGATCAAACCCGGCCTTGTCGTGCCCCGCCTCGGCAACACCTATTCGGGCGCCTCGATGATCGGTCTTGCCGCCACCCTGGACGTGGCAGAGCCCGGCGACCGCATCTTTGTCACCTCGTTCGGTTCAGGTGCGGGCAGTGACGCCTTCGACATCACGGTCACCGACCGGATCACAGACGAATCGGTGTTCGCACGCTCGGCGGCCCCCACGGTCGAAGAGCTCCTCGCAAACCCGATCTATGTCGACTATGCACGGTATGCCAAACACAAGGGTAAGATCATGGTGCAGAAATGA
- a CDS encoding recombinase family protein, whose amino-acid sequence MKKDAVAYLVTRRRGDIEHQREVLEQFCKYRFTINTVFNDHRAASTPPRKRDGYNAMLQYCREHMAQFVIFLSLSDIARNPENGIDEIHSLISEGFVPFFAKNDFIGYVDNPELRTEAIGHFVEYMGTYAERVRKAQSTSPRQESRTKGAIGRPKALNEGQIEALITVRRSGTSISQICRMFNVSRSTVSKILTDYPELKGEWKGRRQDAEEAGSE is encoded by the coding sequence ATGAAGAAGGATGCCGTAGCCTACCTTGTCACGAGGAGGAGAGGCGATATCGAGCATCAACGAGAGGTTCTTGAGCAATTTTGCAAATACCGCTTTACCATCAATACGGTTTTCAACGATCATCGCGCCGCCAGTACCCCGCCCAGAAAACGGGACGGATACAATGCCATGCTCCAATACTGCCGTGAACATATGGCGCAGTTCGTCATATTTCTCAGCCTCTCCGATATCGCAAGGAACCCTGAAAATGGAATAGATGAGATCCACTCCCTGATTTCCGAGGGTTTCGTTCCTTTTTTCGCAAAAAATGATTTTATTGGGTATGTTGACAACCCAGAACTCAGAACAGAAGCAATCGGACATTTCGTTGAATATATGGGCACCTACGCCGAACGGGTCAGGAAGGCACAGTCCACCTCCCCGCGCCAGGAGTCGCGCACGAAGGGTGCGATCGGACGGCCGAAGGCCCTGAACGAGGGGCAGATCGAGGCGTTGATCACGGTGCGCCGTTCGGGAACCAGCATCTCGCAAATCTGCCGCATGTTCAATGTGAGTCGGAGCACGGTCTCAAAGATCCTGACCGATTACCCCGAGCTGAAGGGGGAATGGAAGGGCAGGCGGCAGGACGCCGAAGAGGCAGGGAGCGAGTGA
- a CDS encoding Zn-ribbon domain-containing OB-fold protein: protein MSVPRFWRKIPQRYNLEGTHCETCGRYFFPPRNLCPTCRREGRIVDYTFKGTGKIVTYSVIRSASDQFAALTPYVLAIVELDEGARMTAQVVVEDPEEVSIGMPVKAVFRRLGAEGESGVIYYGTKFVPV from the coding sequence ATGTCGGTACCACGATTCTGGAGAAAGATCCCCCAGCGCTACAACCTGGAGGGGACGCACTGTGAGACCTGCGGGCGCTATTTCTTCCCGCCCCGCAACCTCTGCCCGACCTGTCGCCGGGAGGGGCGGATCGTCGATTACACCTTCAAGGGCACCGGGAAAATCGTCACCTACTCGGTGATCCGATCGGCGAGCGACCAGTTCGCAGCGCTCACCCCCTACGTGCTTGCCATCGTCGAACTCGACGAGGGGGCCCGCATGACCGCACAGGTCGTCGTCGAGGACCCGGAGGAGGTCTCCATCGGCATGCCGGTGAAGGCTGTCTTCCGCCGCCTCGGCGCAGAAGGGGAGAGCGGCGTCATCTACTACGGCACCAAGTTCGTGCCGGTATGA
- a CDS encoding DUF120 domain-containing protein, with amino-acid sequence MTDAGELQCLKVIALTGGLCASQRISSQTLADALNISPQTASRRLQALESALLIARSIHPDGQYVAITPKGEEELRREFSDYARIFSEEKGRFVLTGSVISGLGEGRYYVDHPHYRAQFHDKLGFYAYPGTLNIRLNGASVGVKRRLEGLNWITIDGFHADGRTFGGARCLPCRIGDSPCAIVQPGRSHYPDEIIEIISPDRLREKFDLKDSDTVTVEVHHV; translated from the coding sequence ATGACCGATGCGGGAGAACTCCAGTGTCTGAAGGTGATCGCCCTGACCGGCGGTCTGTGCGCTTCGCAGAGGATCTCCTCCCAGACGCTTGCCGATGCCCTGAATATCAGTCCTCAAACGGCCTCAAGGCGCCTTCAGGCGCTTGAATCGGCCCTTCTGATCGCCCGCTCCATCCACCCCGACGGGCAGTACGTGGCGATCACGCCGAAGGGTGAGGAGGAGCTGCGGCGGGAGTTCTCCGACTATGCCCGAATCTTTTCCGAGGAGAAGGGGCGCTTTGTATTGACCGGCAGTGTGATCAGCGGTCTCGGGGAGGGGCGCTATTATGTGGATCACCCCCATTACCGCGCGCAGTTCCATGATAAACTCGGGTTTTACGCCTATCCCGGCACCCTGAACATACGGCTGAACGGTGCGAGTGTCGGGGTGAAGCGGAGGCTTGAGGGGCTGAACTGGATCACCATCGATGGATTTCATGCGGACGGCAGGACGTTCGGGGGCGCTCGTTGTCTCCCCTGCCGGATCGGGGATTCGCCGTGTGCTATCGTCCAGCCCGGGCGGAGCCACTACCCCGATGAGATCATCGAGATCATCTCCCCCGATCGCCTGCGGGAAAAGTTTGACCTGAAGGATTCTGATACCGTAACCGTGGAGGTTCACCATGTTTGA
- a CDS encoding alpha/beta hydrolase, translating to MIPLSFVRLRPLLILTAAVVLLVYIGIPALFGVYAVLPAGEEVGPPPPGFEEVGFTTEDGIPLAAWYAPPSGTGAAIILIHGAGGSRHDICSYALMLQRHGYGVLAPDLRGHGMSGGGTNRFGWESDRDVGAAVAFLEGQEGVRAIGGMGLSLGGEVLLGAASAHPAVEAIVADGATHRSSADLLALESERPLERSFTARLMYAVVALLSGDAAPLPLPESIAGSGSTGYLLIAAGEKPMEEAFARLYAGEAGGRASVWVVPGAGHTGAYSLRPDDYERRVIAFFDAALCRTDS from the coding sequence ATGATTCCCCTCTCCTTCGTTCGCCTCCGCCCCCTCCTGATCCTCACAGCGGCCGTTGTGCTGCTGGTCTATATTGGCATCCCTGCACTATTCGGGGTCTATGCCGTCCTCCCGGCCGGTGAGGAGGTCGGTCCCCCTCCACCGGGGTTTGAGGAGGTGGGGTTTACGACAGAGGACGGGATCCCCCTTGCGGCATGGTACGCCCCGCCCTCCGGCACCGGGGCGGCGATCATCCTGATCCACGGGGCTGGGGGTTCGCGCCATGATATCTGTTCCTACGCCCTGATGCTCCAGCGCCACGGCTACGGCGTCCTCGCCCCTGACCTGCGGGGGCACGGCATGAGCGGGGGCGGGACCAACCGGTTCGGCTGGGAGAGCGACCGGGATGTGGGCGCCGCCGTCGCCTTTCTGGAAGGACAGGAGGGGGTCAGGGCCATCGGGGGCATGGGCCTCTCGCTCGGCGGCGAGGTGCTCCTCGGGGCGGCGTCTGCCCATCCGGCGGTGGAGGCGATCGTCGCCGACGGCGCCACACACCGCTCCTCCGCCGACCTTCTGGCGCTGGAATCAGAACGTCCGCTCGAGCGGAGTTTCACGGCCCGCCTGATGTATGCCGTCGTGGCCCTGCTGAGCGGTGACGCCGCCCCCCTGCCGCTGCCGGAGTCGATCGCCGGGTCGGGATCCACCGGATACCTGCTGATCGCAGCCGGAGAAAAACCGATGGAGGAGGCCTTCGCCCGTCTGTACGCCGGAGAGGCGGGTGGACGGGCATCGGTGTGGGTTGTCCCTGGTGCGGGTCATACCGGTGCATATTCCCTCCGTCCTGACGACTACGAGCGTCGGGTCATCGCCTTTTTTGATGCTGCACTCTGCCGCACGGACTCCTGA
- the ribB gene encoding 3,4-dihydroxy-2-butanone-4-phosphate synthase: protein MFEDACAALRDGKFVLLYDFDDREQETDLIIRADAVTPQDVLRMRRDGGGLICTAVHPLAAERLGLPFASDLMQNVAAAEQPGDIPYDRRNHSSFSIWVNHRSTFTGIPDRDRAVTINAIADQVKRSLNGGGHNFAAEFRTPGHVALLRAADGLLDVRRGQTELSIALAELAGTTPAVVVCEMLDDESGLALTKEDAVRYGAEHGIPFIGGSEVLEHWEHTKN, encoded by the coding sequence ATGTTTGAAGATGCCTGTGCCGCCCTGAGGGACGGAAAGTTTGTGTTGCTGTACGATTTCGACGACCGTGAACAGGAGACCGACCTGATCATCCGCGCCGATGCGGTCACCCCGCAGGACGTGCTGAGGATGCGCAGGGACGGCGGCGGCCTCATCTGCACGGCCGTCCACCCGCTGGCCGCCGAACGTCTCGGCCTCCCCTTCGCCTCCGATCTGATGCAGAACGTTGCAGCCGCCGAACAGCCCGGCGACATCCCCTACGACCGCCGGAACCACTCGTCCTTCTCGATCTGGGTGAACCACCGGAGCACCTTCACCGGCATCCCGGACCGTGACCGCGCCGTCACGATCAACGCCATCGCCGATCAGGTGAAGCGCTCCCTCAATGGCGGCGGCCACAACTTCGCCGCCGAGTTCAGGACCCCCGGCCATGTCGCCCTCCTCCGTGCCGCCGACGGGCTGCTGGATGTCCGGCGGGGCCAGACCGAACTCTCGATCGCCCTGGCCGAGCTGGCAGGGACCACTCCGGCCGTGGTCGTCTGCGAGATGCTCGATGACGAGAGCGGCCTCGCCCTCACAAAGGAGGACGCCGTCAGATACGGAGCGGAGCACGGTATCCCCTTCATCGGGGGAAGCGAGGTGCTCGAACACTGGGAACACACAAAAAACTGA
- a CDS encoding helix-turn-helix domain-containing protein produces the protein MNSELRKQLAEKMAGEITLSDSPGKALKKWRMSFGIPQGTLSERLGTSPSVISDYEGGRRKSPGTAVVGKIVDAILSIDEENGGKYIQRFSKILYTQFDDDDVIYDMHDYASAVSLPSLAEAIGARKLCGSTDLTIFGYTVVNSLNAIMHLSANEFNRIYGWSTERALIFTNVSTGKSPLVAIRVTPFKPRCVVLQGLEPEQVHPLVPRLAERDRITVLCTSMGVEEIVSTLREKEW, from the coding sequence ATGAACTCCGAACTGCGTAAACAACTCGCCGAAAAGATGGCGGGGGAGATTACGCTCTCGGACTCGCCGGGGAAGGCGCTGAAGAAGTGGCGGATGAGCTTTGGCATTCCGCAGGGCACGCTCTCCGAGCGTCTCGGCACCTCCCCCTCGGTCATCTCCGACTATGAGGGGGGGCGGCGCAAAAGCCCCGGAACCGCTGTTGTCGGTAAGATCGTCGATGCGATCCTCTCGATCGACGAGGAGAACGGCGGCAAATACATTCAGCGATTTTCAAAAATTCTCTACACCCAGTTCGACGACGACGATGTCATCTATGACATGCACGACTACGCGTCGGCGGTGTCCCTTCCATCGCTGGCAGAGGCGATCGGCGCCCGCAAACTCTGCGGCTCGACCGATCTGACGATCTTCGGCTACACCGTGGTCAACAGCCTCAACGCCATCATGCACCTCTCGGCCAACGAGTTCAACCGCATCTATGGGTGGAGCACCGAACGGGCACTCATCTTTACCAACGTATCGACTGGAAAATCCCCCCTCGTCGCCATCCGCGTCACCCCCTTCAAGCCCCGCTGTGTCGTGCTGCAGGGGCTTGAACCCGAGCAGGTCCACCCGCTCGTGCCGCGGCTTGCGGAGCGGGACCGAATCACGGTCCTCTGCACCTCAATGGGCGTCGAGGAGATTGTGAGTACACTGAGGGAAAAGGAATGGTAG